A window from Thalassophryne amazonica chromosome 15, fThaAma1.1, whole genome shotgun sequence encodes these proteins:
- the LOC117526739 gene encoding LOW QUALITY PROTEIN: E3 ubiquitin/ISG15 ligase TRIM25-like (The sequence of the model RefSeq protein was modified relative to this genomic sequence to represent the inferred CDS: inserted 1 base in 1 codon): MAHANISVTERQFRCPICLDILKDPVSIPCGHTYCMACVSGYWDQAESGHFSCPQCREAFSPRPVLRRNTVLAEVVDKLKVSEAVTAPPELYLGGAGEVPCDFCPAEGRLRAVRSCLVCLASFCEPHVLPHREVSTLRRHKLVEAVDSLSERLCAQHRLGLEPEGGGGGGAEWCGDCLLCEADREEAHGTEAQRARRQVQLQESQKMVQGRIQSGERELEEFQQNLETLKVSASAVLEDSEALFADMALRLEKTKAEVRARLEARERALVGRAERDIEMLEKDXEELKKRDDEFSQLLQMEDNAHFLQVAPLLCIPLTTSRHSRSPSLPVETFSAARGALCHLRSRIEEVCREEVDKISRAVNENYVSGGECAKGGGRAEMPKPQQTKPKLSRWFNPMRAAPASFLLSSLSLQPGDQRMRAAFLRYSCHLSFDLDTAHPTLVLLEALQGAHCGEEPQPYPPHPQRFDSVAQVLCKEGQMGTASYWEVEWRGGGWVDIGVTYRGIGRKGGGKPCLLGRNENSWRLRCTHTGYAAWHNNRKTTVAAPPCPRIGVLLERHKGALTFYSVSDTVLLLHTFRCPFTQPLYPAFRLDLDSTLLLCPHEGRNPT; this comes from the exons ATGGCCCATGCCAACATCTCGGTGACGGAGAGACAGTTCCGGTGTCCCATCTGCCTGGACATCCTGAAGGACCCGGTGTCCATCCCGTGCGGACACACCTACTGCATGGCGTGCGTCAGCGGCTACTGGGACCAGGCGGAGTCCGGACACTTCAGCTGCCCGCAGTGCCGGGAGGCGTTCAGCCCGCGGCCGGTGCTGCGCCGGAACACGGTGCTGGCCGAGGTGGTGGACAAGCTGAAGGTGAGCGAGGCGGTGACGGCGCCGCCGGAGCTCTACCTGGGCGGAGCCGGCGAGGTTCCTTGCGACTTCTGCCCGGCAGAGGGCAGGCTGCGGGCGGTGCGCTCGTGCCTGGTCTGCCTGGCCTCCTTCTGTGAGCCGCACGTGCTGCCGCACCGGGAGGTGAGCACGCTGCGGCGGCACAAGCTGGTGGAGGCGGTGGACAGTCTGTCGGAGCGGCTGTGCGCGCAGCACCGCCTCGGCCTGGAGCCGGAGGGCGGCGGCGGCGGTGGAGCCGAGTGGTGCGGAGACTGTCTGCTGTGCGAGGCCGACCGGGAGGAGGCGCACGGAACCGAGGCGCAGAGAGCCAGGAGACAG gTGCAGCTCCAGGAGTCTCAGAAGATGGTTCAGGGAAGGATCCAGAGTGGGGAGAGAGAGCTAGAGGAGTTTCAACAAAACCTGGAGACCCTGAAG GTGTCGGCCTCAGCTGTCCTGGAGGACAGTGAGGCTCTGTTTGCTGATATGGCTCTACGTCTGGAGAAAACCAAGGCAGAG GTTCGTGCAAGGCTGGAGGCGAGGGAGAGAGCTTTGGTGGGAAGAGCCGAACGAGACATCGAGATGCTTGAAAAAG TGGAGGAGCTGAAGAAGAGAGACGATGAGTTCAGTCAGCTTCTGCAAATGGAGGACAACGCCCATTTTCTACAG GTGGCTCCCCTGCTGTGCATCCCTCTGACCACCAGTCGGCACTCCAGATCCCCGAGTCTGCCCGTAGAGACCTTCAGCGCCGCCAGAGGAGCGCTGTGCCACCTCCGCAGCCGCATAGAGGAGGTCTGCAGGGAGGAGGTGGACAAGATCAGCCGTGCAG TTAACGAGAACTATGTGTCCGGTGGAGAGTGTGCAAAAG GTGGTGGAAGAGCGGAGATGCCCAAACCTCAGCAAACGAAACCTAAACTGTCTCGGTGGTTTAATCCCATGAGGG CGGCGCCGGCGTCATTTTTGCTGTCATCTTTGTCTCTGCAGCCGGGAGATCAGAGGATGAGAGCGGCTTTTCTCAGGT ATTCATGTCATCTGTCCTTTGACCTTGACACGGCTCACCCAACCCTGGTTCTGCTTGAGGCGCTCCAGGGGGCGCACTGCGGTGAGGAGCCACAGCCGTACCCCCCTCACCCTCAGCGCTTTGACTCTGTCGCACAGGTCCTCTGCAAGGAGGGCCAGATGGGCACCGCCAGCTACTGGGAGGTGGAGTGGCGTGGTGGAGGTTGGGTCGACATCGGCGTTACCTACCGCGGCATCGGACGTAAGGGCGGTGGAAAGCCCTGTCTGCTGGGACGCAATGAGAACTCATGGCGGCTTAGGTGTACACACACTGGGTATGCTGCCTGGCACAACAACCGAAAGACCACGGTGGCTGCGCCACCCTGCCCCAGGATCGGAGTGTTGCTGGAGCGCCACAAGGGGGCGCTGACCTTCTACAGTGTTTCGGACACAGTGCTGCTGCTCCACACTTTCCGCTGTCCATTCACTCAGCCGCTTTATCCGGCCTTCCGCCTGGACCTGGACTCCACCCTATTGCTCTGTCCTCATGAGGGAAGAAACCCGACCTAG